The DNA window GCCCGGGACCAGGGCTACATCGAGCCCATCTCGGTGTTCCCGCTGATCATGACCATCACCATGATCGTGATGGTGCTCTTCGGCGGCAAGGGCACGATCTGGGGGCCGGTCCTGGGCGCCACCGTGCTGTTCGCGTTCCAGGAGGCGGTGTGGGCGCGCTTCATCTATCTCCACCAGCTGCTCTTCGGCGCCATCATCGTGGCGGTGGTGCTGCTGATGCCGCGCGGGATCCTGGGCGTGCTCCAGCAGAAGTACAACCTGCCGCGCACCATCTGAGCGCGATGCCGCCGGTGCTCGAGGTTCGGGAGGCGGTCAAGCGATTCGGCGGCGTGGCCGCGGTCAACCGCGTGTCGCTCTCGCTCGAGCCGGGCCGGGTCTACGGGCTCATCGGCCCCAACGGCTCGGGCAAGACCACGCTGTTCAACTGCATCACCGGCGTGGATCGGGTCGACGAGGGCGAGATCTGGTTCAAGGGCCGCCGCATCGACCGGCTCAAGCCGCACCGGATCTTCCACCTCGGGATGGGGCGCACCTTCCAGGTGATCCGCGTGTTCCCCGAGCTGACCGCGCTGGAGAACCTCCTGGTCGTCACCACGAGCGGCTACGAGGAGGCGCGCCGCCGCGCCCGCGACCTGCTCGGGCTGGTGAAGCTCGAGCGGCTCGCCGACGAGTTCGCGGGCAATCTCTCGTACGGGCAGCAGAAGCTCGTGGAGCTCGCCCGGGTGCTCATGACCGATCCCGATCTGATCCTGCTCGACGAGCCGGCGGCCGGGGTCAACCGCACCCTGCTCAATGAATTGCTCGACGCGGTCCGGCGGCTGCGCGACCAGGGCAAGACCGTGCTGCTGGTCGAGCACGACATGAAGGTCGTGATGGGCCTCTGCGAGACGGTGTTCGTGCTCGATCACGGCGAGAAGCTGGCCGAGGGGGCGCCCGGCGTCATCCAGGCCGACGAGCGGGTCATTGAGGCCTATTTCGGCCGCTAGCGCGCTGGTGCTCGCGTACCTGCTCTGGGCCTCGCGCGGCTGGCCGCTGATCCACGACGCGCCCCTCATGCACTACATCGCCTGGCTGATCGATCAGGGCGGCGTGCCGTACCGCGACGCGTTCGACATGAACCTGCCCGGCGTCTACCTGCTGCACATGGCCGTGCTGCGCGTCGGGGGAGCGGGCGACGTGGCGTGGCGGCTGTTCGATCTGGGCTGGCTCGCCGTCACCTGCGGTGTGCTCGCGGTCTACTGCCGCCGCATCGGCGAGGGCTGGGGGCCCGCGGCCGCGGCGCTGCTGTTCGCGGTCTACCACCTGAGCGGCGGCGCCTGGCATGCGGGGCAGCGCGACTACCTGCTCTGCCTCTTCCTCCTGCTCGGCGCCTGGGGCGTCGCGCGCGGCACGGAGCAGCCCGGGCCTGGCGCCTTCGCCTGGGGCGGCCTCGCCCTCGGCGCGGCCATGACCATCAAGCCGCACGCCGCGCTCTACTGGATCGTTTGCGCCGCGGTCGCCGCGCGCGATCGATCGCGCGCGGTCTCGCCCTGGCGGGCCGCCGGGCTCGTGCTCGCCGCCGGGCTCGTGGTGCCGGCCGCGGTCTTCGGCTGGCTGGCCTGGCGGGGCGGGCTCCGGCCGTTCCTCGATCTCTTCGGCGGGTACGTCGTTCCCCTCTACAGTCATGTGGGCCGAGTGTCGCCGTGGCCGGCGATCGGGCAGCATCTCTATGGTCGTCGCCTGATCGCTCTGTTCGGCCTGCTCGTCGTGCTGGCCCTGCTCGCGCCGATGCCGCGGGAGCCGGCCGCCAAGGGGTTGGCGCTCGGCGGCGTGCTGTACGGTCTCGTCCACTTCGTGGCTCAGGGCAAGGGGTGGGAGTACCAGCTCTATCCGTTGGCCGCCTTCTGCTGTGCCCTGGCTCCCGCGGCGGTGGTGTCCGCTCGCCGCGCCCGGTGGTCGCGGCTGCTCGACCTCTTCGGGGCCCGTCGCCCTCTGGGCCTCGCGGCGTGGGCCCTGCTCGTGACCGTGCTCGGAACCAAAGCGGTGAAGATGTCCGCCACAGATGGGATCACCGAGAAGGCCGACCGGGTCGCGGCCATCACGCGCGACCTGCAGCCGCTGGCTCCGCTCGGCGCCACCGTACAGGTCATGGACACCACCGCGGGCGGCATCCATGCGCTGCTGCGGCTGCACCTGCGGCAGCCCACGCGCTTCATCTATGACTTCCCGTTCTTCCACGACGTCGGCGACCCTCGCATCGAGGCGCTGCGCGCCGAGCTCATCGACGGGCTCCTGGCCGGCCGCCCGGCCGCCATCGTCGTCCTGGAGGAAAGCTGGCCCGACCCGGACCGTGGCTACGGCCGGCTCGAGACGTTTCCGCGCCTCCAGGAGTATCTGGAGCGCGCCTACGAGCCGCCGCTCGAGGGCCCGGGATACCGGATCTATGCGAAGCGAAGCGATTCGTAGCGTCATCCGCGCGTACGACGACCCGATCGTGCGGGCGTACTGCTGGGGCCGCTTCTGGATCCTGCGCCAGCGCTTCCTCGACGAGATCGGGCAGTACCTGCCGCCCCGCGGCCGCGTGCTGGACCTGGGCTGCGGCTTCGGCCTGTTCTCCCTCTACTACGCGACGGCGCGCCCGGCGCTCAGCGTGGAGGGCTTCGACCGCAACCCGCGTCGCATCGCGATGGCGCGCGCGGCCGCGGCACGGCTCGGCCTGCCCAACGTGCGCTACGAGGTCGGCGACGTGATGGACTTCCGCGGCGGCGAGCGGTTCGACGCCGCCTACATGCTCGACATCGTGCACCACATCCCGCCGCACGCGGTGCGCCCCCTCGTGGAGCGCGTGGCCCGCACGCTGCCGGAGGGCGGCCGGCTCCTCGTGAAGGACGTCGACCGGCATCCGGCCTACAAGCGCTGGTTCACCCTCGCGCTCGACAAGGTGATGGACCCGGCGGCGCCCGTCCGCTACTGGGGCACCGAGGAACTGCAGAATCTGCTCGAGGAGGTCGGCTTCGACGTGCACCGACACCTGATGGTGGACGTGCTGCCGTATCCCCACGTGCTCTACATCGCCCGGCGGCGCGCGTGACCGGCGACGCCGGACCGGTCCTGCTGCGTGCCGAGGCCATCACCGCGGGCTACGGCAAGATGGCCATCCTCCACGACGTGACGCTGGAGGTGCGGACCGGCGAGATGGTGAGCGTGATCGGCCCCAACGGCGCCGGCAAGTCCACCGCGTTCAAGACCATCGTGGGGTTCCTCCGGCCCACCCACGGCCGGGTGCGCTTCGACGGCCAGGATATCACCGGGCTGAGGCCCGATCAGGTGCTGCACCGCGGCCTGGCCTACGTGCCCCAGGGTCGCATCGTGTTCCCGCAGATGACGGTGCTGGAGAATCTCGAGATGGGCGCCTACATCGAGCGCGACGCCGGCCGCATCCGCCACGCGCTCGACCGCGTCTACACCTTGTTCCCGATCCTGGCCCAGCGCCGGGGCCAGAAGGCCGGCACGATGTCCGGGGGCGAGCAGCAGATGGTGGCGATCGCGCGCGCGCTCATGACCACCCCGAAGCTGATCCTGCTCGACGAGCCGTCGCTCGGGCTGGCTCCGAAGTTCGTCTCGCTGATCTTCGACAAGCTGAGCGACATGCGGCGCGCCGGCTTCACCTTGATGGTGGTGGAGCAGAATGCGGCCCGGGCGCTGGCGGTGGCCGACCGCGGGTACGTCCTCGAGCTGGGCCGCAATCGGTTCGAGGGCGGAGGCCAGACGCTCCTGCAGGACCCGGAGGTCAAGCGCCTCTACCTGGGCGGCTGACCGTCATTTCGGTCTAGGCTTTCCGCGGGTTTTTGAGTATATTCGGAAAGCTCATGCGTACGACTCGACCTGCCGTCTTCGGTAGTGCGGCCATCGCGGCCGTCCTGATCGGAATCCTCATCGGCTTTCCCCTATCCGCGGCCAAGTCCGCGACCGCGCCCGCCTCGGGCCAGAAGGCCGCGTCGGGACACGGGGCCGCGGGTGGCGTCGATCCGCGCGTCATCGACCGGGGCAAGGCTCTCTTCGGTCAGTACTGCGCCAACTGCCACGGCGATGACGCCAAGGGCGACGGCATCGCCGGACAGAATCTGCCGATCAAGCCCCAGAACCTGACCGAGGGACGGATCGTCAATGCGCTGCCGGATCATTTCCTGCACAGCGTGATCGCCCACGGCGGGCAGGCGGTCGGGCTCTCGCCGCTGATGCCGAATTTCACCCCGTATCTGTCCGACTATCAGATCAACGAGGTGATCGCGTACGTTCGGACCCTCGCGGATCCGCCGTACGATCCGACCAAGGTGCTGCCGGTGGCCACCACCCGGCAGGGCCCGGTGCAGCCGATCTTCTTCAGCCACGTCATCCACGCGGGCTCCTACCAGATCGCCTGCCAGTACTGCCACGCCAACGCGCGCCGCGGGCCGTCCGCGGGTGTGCCGTCGGTCGAGCGCTGCATGGGATGCCACAAGATCGTGGCCGCCGAGGGCAATCCCGAGGTGCAGAAGCTCCACGGCTACTGGGAGCGGAAGGAGCCCATTCCGTGGGTCCGCATCTTCAAGATCCCGGAGCACGCTCAGTTCCCGCACAAGCCGCACGTGCAGGCGGGCGTGCAGTGCCAGACCTGCCACGGCCGGATCGAGGCCATGGAGCGGGTGCACGCCGAGACCGGGCAGAACATCGTCAACGACCTGAAGAATCTCGCCCTGCTCCCGGTCGCGCCGCCGAAGCTCACCATGGGCTGGTGCGTGGAGTGCCACCGCAACGTCAACGCCAAGGGCGTGCAGGGCGTGCAGACCGCCGCGGACGCGCCCATTCCGTCGGTGCACGCGCCGGCGGGCAGCGAGAGCGAGCGCCGCAACGCCCCGCTCGAGTGCGTGACCTGCCACCACTAGCCTGACCGTTTCTCCTCTCCCGCGAGGGAGAGGCGCCGAGAGATGCGCCCGGTCTGGACCGCCCTCCTCGTCTACCTCGTCGCGGTGGTGACCGTGCTGGGCCTGCAGCTCGCCGCGGTGACCGCGCTCGTCGGCTGGCGCGGCTCGATCGAGGTGGAGCGCGATGCGCTGGTCACCCTGCTGGCCGGGGTGCCCGCCTCGTCGCTGGCCCTGATCGCCATCGCGTTCGTGGCCGGCGGCCGTCCGTCGAGCCTCACCCTGCGCCTCCGCCGCGGGAGGATCGTCGGCCGAGGCCTCGCGATCGTGGTGCTCGGTACCCTCGCGCTCAGCCAGGCGCTCGAGTCCCTCACCATCCTCCTCGGGGTGGGACCGGGGCCCGCACTGGACTGGATCGCGCGGACCATGGCCGACGCGCCGCCGCTCGGCGTGCTGCTCGCGGTGCTGGTGGTCGGCCTGCTGGCCCCGATCGGCGAGGAGCTGTTCTTCCGCGGCTACCTGCAGACGCGGCTCCGGCGGGCATGGAGCCCGGGCCCGGCGATCGTGGTCACCGCGCTGGCGTTCGGGGTGATCCACGGCGAGCCGGTCCATGGCGTGCTCGCCTTCGCGCTGGGACTCTACCTGGGTCTGCTGACCGAGCGCGCCGAGAGCGTGGTGCCCGCGATCATCTGCCACGCCGCGAACAACTCGGTCTCGGTGGTGCTGTCGGCGTGGGTGGGCTCACCGGAGAGCGGCGGCGTAAACGCGGCGATCCTCGTGGCGAGCGCCCCGGTCGTGGCAGTCGCGATCTGGTGGATGACCCGCGTACCGCGGTCGCGGCCGGTCTGACGTCCGAGCGTGTCCGGAGTGGGTCTCCGTTCCAGCGCGGGCTTCGCCCGCGCAATCTTGCTCCTGGGGGAGGCTCGGAGGGGGCCGTCTAGGCCCCCTTCGACATTTTAGCGTCCGGAGTCGAGGATCGCGGTCAGGCTCCGCAGGTCGGGGCACATGTCGAGCGACTCGACCATCTGCCGCACGGCGTCCGCCCGATCCGCCGGCAAGACCAGTCCCGCGCACTCGCGGAACTTCTCGCGCAGCGCCTCGATCGGCAGCGGATTCTCGGGATGGCCGGGCACCGGACGCGGCCCCACGGTGGCGGTGCGGCCGTCCGCGCAGCGGACC is part of the Candidatus Methylomirabilota bacterium genome and encodes:
- a CDS encoding ABC transporter ATP-binding protein — protein: MPPVLEVREAVKRFGGVAAVNRVSLSLEPGRVYGLIGPNGSGKTTLFNCITGVDRVDEGEIWFKGRRIDRLKPHRIFHLGMGRTFQVIRVFPELTALENLLVVTTSGYEEARRRARDLLGLVKLERLADEFAGNLSYGQQKLVELARVLMTDPDLILLDEPAAGVNRTLLNELLDAVRRLRDQGKTVLLVEHDMKVVMGLCETVFVLDHGEKLAEGAPGVIQADERVIEAYFGR
- a CDS encoding glycosyltransferase family 39 protein is translated as MLAYLLWASRGWPLIHDAPLMHYIAWLIDQGGVPYRDAFDMNLPGVYLLHMAVLRVGGAGDVAWRLFDLGWLAVTCGVLAVYCRRIGEGWGPAAAALLFAVYHLSGGAWHAGQRDYLLCLFLLLGAWGVARGTEQPGPGAFAWGGLALGAAMTIKPHAALYWIVCAAVAARDRSRAVSPWRAAGLVLAAGLVVPAAVFGWLAWRGGLRPFLDLFGGYVVPLYSHVGRVSPWPAIGQHLYGRRLIALFGLLVVLALLAPMPREPAAKGLALGGVLYGLVHFVAQGKGWEYQLYPLAAFCCALAPAAVVSARRARWSRLLDLFGARRPLGLAAWALLVTVLGTKAVKMSATDGITEKADRVAAITRDLQPLAPLGATVQVMDTTAGGIHALLRLHLRQPTRFIYDFPFFHDVGDPRIEALRAELIDGLLAGRPAAIVVLEESWPDPDRGYGRLETFPRLQEYLERAYEPPLEGPGYRIYAKRSDS
- a CDS encoding class I SAM-dependent methyltransferase, with protein sequence MRSEAIRSVIRAYDDPIVRAYCWGRFWILRQRFLDEIGQYLPPRGRVLDLGCGFGLFSLYYATARPALSVEGFDRNPRRIAMARAAAARLGLPNVRYEVGDVMDFRGGERFDAAYMLDIVHHIPPHAVRPLVERVARTLPEGGRLLVKDVDRHPAYKRWFTLALDKVMDPAAPVRYWGTEELQNLLEEVGFDVHRHLMVDVLPYPHVLYIARRRA
- a CDS encoding ABC transporter ATP-binding protein, producing MAILHDVTLEVRTGEMVSVIGPNGAGKSTAFKTIVGFLRPTHGRVRFDGQDITGLRPDQVLHRGLAYVPQGRIVFPQMTVLENLEMGAYIERDAGRIRHALDRVYTLFPILAQRRGQKAGTMSGGEQQMVAIARALMTTPKLILLDEPSLGLAPKFVSLIFDKLSDMRRAGFTLMVVEQNAARALAVADRGYVLELGRNRFEGGGQTLLQDPEVKRLYLGG
- a CDS encoding cytochrome c3 family protein; protein product: MRTTRPAVFGSAAIAAVLIGILIGFPLSAAKSATAPASGQKAASGHGAAGGVDPRVIDRGKALFGQYCANCHGDDAKGDGIAGQNLPIKPQNLTEGRIVNALPDHFLHSVIAHGGQAVGLSPLMPNFTPYLSDYQINEVIAYVRTLADPPYDPTKVLPVATTRQGPVQPIFFSHVIHAGSYQIACQYCHANARRGPSAGVPSVERCMGCHKIVAAEGNPEVQKLHGYWERKEPIPWVRIFKIPEHAQFPHKPHVQAGVQCQTCHGRIEAMERVHAETGQNIVNDLKNLALLPVAPPKLTMGWCVECHRNVNAKGVQGVQTAADAPIPSVHAPAGSESERRNAPLECVTCHH
- a CDS encoding type II CAAX endopeptidase family protein, with amino-acid sequence MRPVWTALLVYLVAVVTVLGLQLAAVTALVGWRGSIEVERDALVTLLAGVPASSLALIAIAFVAGGRPSSLTLRLRRGRIVGRGLAIVVLGTLALSQALESLTILLGVGPGPALDWIARTMADAPPLGVLLAVLVVGLLAPIGEELFFRGYLQTRLRRAWSPGPAIVVTALAFGVIHGEPVHGVLAFALGLYLGLLTERAESVVPAIICHAANNSVSVVLSAWVGSPESGGVNAAILVASAPVVAVAIWWMTRVPRSRPV